Proteins encoded within one genomic window of Panicum virgatum strain AP13 chromosome 1N, P.virgatum_v5, whole genome shotgun sequence:
- the LOC120655532 gene encoding uncharacterized protein LOC120655532 isoform X1: protein MVLLLPLRLLSHALRPRFSHPSAAALLTAAALVSAICAVPDAGARAGIATSADAESDALRSEIEALRLKVAQLESLLEENTNTLNSKSSILEEDNKLIEAMERDIQLLMDGPESTKDSKIKSYSAGNIKSMEDEVQQLQQEVSKINKNSDTIESLARDTERRVETLGSEVKKIEDIIAEQWIQIRQFEQAFVLTKMMASKVHDRSRPSEMVYKWPGKETILKYAVDINLNDIFLRGASYARSCFSHTYKESSSFLQEINRYYHEAYRFRKAIRRQYIPDTDRPDVFFLGGSVSRSSIAIPYNQFKFFISSTQKFHHKVQVFLHDALESNRYSRGLANEPVTFIMAYLLVVSPMWIAWFLYSTRLGSKK, encoded by the exons ATGGTGCTCCTCCTGCCGCTCCGCCTCCTCTCCCACGCCCTCCGCCCGCGCTTTTCCCATCCGTCCGCCGCGGCTCTGCTCACTGCCGCCGCGCTCGTCTCCGCCATCTGCGCGGTGCCCGACGCCGGAGCCCGCGCTGGCATCGCCACCAGCGCCGACGCCGAATCCGACGCCTTGCGTTCGGAAATTGAGGCTCTCAGACTAAAAGTCGCGCAGTTGG AATCTTTGTTGGAGGAAAATACAAACACGTTGAACAGTAAATCTAGTATTTTAGAGGAGGATAACAAACTCATTGAAGCAATGGAACGTGATATCCAGCTTTTAATGGATGGACCTGAGAGTACAAAG GATTCTAAAATAAAATCATATTCTGCTGGCAACATTAAATCTATGGAAGATGAG GTACAACAACTCCAGCAAGAGGTCAGTAAGATAAACAAAAATTCTGACACCATAGAATCGTTAGCTCGTGATACTGAGAGAAGGGTGGAAACTCTGGGCTCAGAGGTTAAGAAG ATAGAGGATATAATTGCGGAGCAATGGATCCAAATTCGACAATTTGAACAAGCATTTGTATTAACTAAG ATGATGGCGTCAAAAGTTCATGATAGAAGCAGGCCATCAGAGATGGTTTACAAGTGGCCTGGAAAAGAAACAATTCTTAAG TATGCCGTGGATATCAATCTCAATGATATTTTTCTTAGAGGAGCATCGTACGCAAGGTCCTGTTTTTCTCATACATATAAAGAGTCCAGTAGTTTTCTACAAGAAATAAACAGATACTACCATGAG GCTTATCGATTCCGCAAAGCCATCCGTCGCCAGTACATTCCTGATACTGACAGGCCTGATGTCTTCTTCTTGGGTGGTTCCGTCTCAAGATCAAGCATTGCTATTCCATACAACCAATTcaagttttttatttcatcaacACAGAAGTTCCATCATAAG GTCCAAGTTTTTCTCCATGATGCGCTGGAATCCAACAGATACAGCAGAGGTTTAGCGAATGAGCCTGTTACATTTATCATG GCATACCTTCTTGTTGTTTCACCGATGTGGATCGCTTGGTTCCTTTATTCAACACGATTGGGCTCAAAGAAGTGA
- the LOC120655532 gene encoding uncharacterized protein LOC120655532 isoform X4: MVLLLPLRLLSHALRPRFSHPSAAALLTAAALVSAICAVPDAGARAGIATSADAESDALRSEIEALRLKVAQLESLLEENTNTLNSKSSILEEDNKLIEAMERDIQLLMDGPESTKDSKIKSYSAGNIKSMEDEVQQLQQEVSKINKNSDTIESLARDTERRVETLGSEVKKMMASKVHDRSRPSEMVYKWPGKETILKAYRFRKAIRRQYIPDTDRPDVFFLGGSVSRSSIAIPYNQFKFFISSTQKFHHKVQVFLHDALESNRYSRGLANEPVTFIMAYLLVVSPMWIAWFLYSTRLGSKK, translated from the exons ATGGTGCTCCTCCTGCCGCTCCGCCTCCTCTCCCACGCCCTCCGCCCGCGCTTTTCCCATCCGTCCGCCGCGGCTCTGCTCACTGCCGCCGCGCTCGTCTCCGCCATCTGCGCGGTGCCCGACGCCGGAGCCCGCGCTGGCATCGCCACCAGCGCCGACGCCGAATCCGACGCCTTGCGTTCGGAAATTGAGGCTCTCAGACTAAAAGTCGCGCAGTTGG AATCTTTGTTGGAGGAAAATACAAACACGTTGAACAGTAAATCTAGTATTTTAGAGGAGGATAACAAACTCATTGAAGCAATGGAACGTGATATCCAGCTTTTAATGGATGGACCTGAGAGTACAAAG GATTCTAAAATAAAATCATATTCTGCTGGCAACATTAAATCTATGGAAGATGAG GTACAACAACTCCAGCAAGAGGTCAGTAAGATAAACAAAAATTCTGACACCATAGAATCGTTAGCTCGTGATACTGAGAGAAGGGTGGAAACTCTGGGCTCAGAGGTTAAGAAG ATGATGGCGTCAAAAGTTCATGATAGAAGCAGGCCATCAGAGATGGTTTACAAGTGGCCTGGAAAAGAAACAATTCTTAAG GCTTATCGATTCCGCAAAGCCATCCGTCGCCAGTACATTCCTGATACTGACAGGCCTGATGTCTTCTTCTTGGGTGGTTCCGTCTCAAGATCAAGCATTGCTATTCCATACAACCAATTcaagttttttatttcatcaacACAGAAGTTCCATCATAAG GTCCAAGTTTTTCTCCATGATGCGCTGGAATCCAACAGATACAGCAGAGGTTTAGCGAATGAGCCTGTTACATTTATCATG GCATACCTTCTTGTTGTTTCACCGATGTGGATCGCTTGGTTCCTTTATTCAACACGATTGGGCTCAAAGAAGTGA
- the LOC120655532 gene encoding uncharacterized protein LOC120655532 isoform X3, producing MVLLLPLRLLSHALRPRFSHPSAAALLTAAALVSAICAVPDAGARAGIATSADAESDALRSEIEALRLKVAQLESLLEENTNTLNSKSSILEEDNKLIEAMERDIQLLMDGPESTKDSKIKSYSAGNIKSMEDEVQQLQQEVSKINKNSDTIESLARDTERRVETLGSEVKKIEDIIAEQWIQIRQFEQAFVLTKMMASKVHDRSRPSEMVYKWPGKETILKAYRFRKAIRRQYIPDTDRPDVFFLGGSVSRSSIAIPYNQFKFFISSTQKFHHKVQVFLHDALESNRYSRGLANEPVTFIMAYLLVVSPMWIAWFLYSTRLGSKK from the exons ATGGTGCTCCTCCTGCCGCTCCGCCTCCTCTCCCACGCCCTCCGCCCGCGCTTTTCCCATCCGTCCGCCGCGGCTCTGCTCACTGCCGCCGCGCTCGTCTCCGCCATCTGCGCGGTGCCCGACGCCGGAGCCCGCGCTGGCATCGCCACCAGCGCCGACGCCGAATCCGACGCCTTGCGTTCGGAAATTGAGGCTCTCAGACTAAAAGTCGCGCAGTTGG AATCTTTGTTGGAGGAAAATACAAACACGTTGAACAGTAAATCTAGTATTTTAGAGGAGGATAACAAACTCATTGAAGCAATGGAACGTGATATCCAGCTTTTAATGGATGGACCTGAGAGTACAAAG GATTCTAAAATAAAATCATATTCTGCTGGCAACATTAAATCTATGGAAGATGAG GTACAACAACTCCAGCAAGAGGTCAGTAAGATAAACAAAAATTCTGACACCATAGAATCGTTAGCTCGTGATACTGAGAGAAGGGTGGAAACTCTGGGCTCAGAGGTTAAGAAG ATAGAGGATATAATTGCGGAGCAATGGATCCAAATTCGACAATTTGAACAAGCATTTGTATTAACTAAG ATGATGGCGTCAAAAGTTCATGATAGAAGCAGGCCATCAGAGATGGTTTACAAGTGGCCTGGAAAAGAAACAATTCTTAAG GCTTATCGATTCCGCAAAGCCATCCGTCGCCAGTACATTCCTGATACTGACAGGCCTGATGTCTTCTTCTTGGGTGGTTCCGTCTCAAGATCAAGCATTGCTATTCCATACAACCAATTcaagttttttatttcatcaacACAGAAGTTCCATCATAAG GTCCAAGTTTTTCTCCATGATGCGCTGGAATCCAACAGATACAGCAGAGGTTTAGCGAATGAGCCTGTTACATTTATCATG GCATACCTTCTTGTTGTTTCACCGATGTGGATCGCTTGGTTCCTTTATTCAACACGATTGGGCTCAAAGAAGTGA
- the LOC120655532 gene encoding uncharacterized protein LOC120655532 isoform X2: MVLLLPLRLLSHALRPRFSHPSAAALLTAAALVSAICAVPDAGARAGIATSADAESDALRSEIEALRLKVAQLESLLEENTNTLNSKSSILEEDNKLIEAMERDIQLLMDGPESTKDSKIKSYSAGNIKSMEDEVQQLQQEVSKINKNSDTIESLARDTERRVETLGSEVKKMMASKVHDRSRPSEMVYKWPGKETILKYAVDINLNDIFLRGASYARSCFSHTYKESSSFLQEINRYYHEAYRFRKAIRRQYIPDTDRPDVFFLGGSVSRSSIAIPYNQFKFFISSTQKFHHKVQVFLHDALESNRYSRGLANEPVTFIMAYLLVVSPMWIAWFLYSTRLGSKK; encoded by the exons ATGGTGCTCCTCCTGCCGCTCCGCCTCCTCTCCCACGCCCTCCGCCCGCGCTTTTCCCATCCGTCCGCCGCGGCTCTGCTCACTGCCGCCGCGCTCGTCTCCGCCATCTGCGCGGTGCCCGACGCCGGAGCCCGCGCTGGCATCGCCACCAGCGCCGACGCCGAATCCGACGCCTTGCGTTCGGAAATTGAGGCTCTCAGACTAAAAGTCGCGCAGTTGG AATCTTTGTTGGAGGAAAATACAAACACGTTGAACAGTAAATCTAGTATTTTAGAGGAGGATAACAAACTCATTGAAGCAATGGAACGTGATATCCAGCTTTTAATGGATGGACCTGAGAGTACAAAG GATTCTAAAATAAAATCATATTCTGCTGGCAACATTAAATCTATGGAAGATGAG GTACAACAACTCCAGCAAGAGGTCAGTAAGATAAACAAAAATTCTGACACCATAGAATCGTTAGCTCGTGATACTGAGAGAAGGGTGGAAACTCTGGGCTCAGAGGTTAAGAAG ATGATGGCGTCAAAAGTTCATGATAGAAGCAGGCCATCAGAGATGGTTTACAAGTGGCCTGGAAAAGAAACAATTCTTAAG TATGCCGTGGATATCAATCTCAATGATATTTTTCTTAGAGGAGCATCGTACGCAAGGTCCTGTTTTTCTCATACATATAAAGAGTCCAGTAGTTTTCTACAAGAAATAAACAGATACTACCATGAG GCTTATCGATTCCGCAAAGCCATCCGTCGCCAGTACATTCCTGATACTGACAGGCCTGATGTCTTCTTCTTGGGTGGTTCCGTCTCAAGATCAAGCATTGCTATTCCATACAACCAATTcaagttttttatttcatcaacACAGAAGTTCCATCATAAG GTCCAAGTTTTTCTCCATGATGCGCTGGAATCCAACAGATACAGCAGAGGTTTAGCGAATGAGCCTGTTACATTTATCATG GCATACCTTCTTGTTGTTTCACCGATGTGGATCGCTTGGTTCCTTTATTCAACACGATTGGGCTCAAAGAAGTGA